One part of the Arabidopsis thaliana chromosome 1 sequence genome encodes these proteins:
- a CDS encoding Ubiquitin carboxyl-terminal hydrolase-related protein (Ubiquitin carboxyl-terminal hydrolase-related protein; FUNCTIONS IN: ubiquitin thiolesterase activity; INVOLVED IN: ubiquitin-dependent protein catabolic process; LOCATED IN: cellular_component unknown; CONTAINS InterPro DOMAIN/s: Protein of unknown function DUF627 (InterPro:IPR006866), Peptidase C19, ubiquitin carboxyl-terminal hydrolase 2 (InterPro:IPR001394), Protein of unknown function DUF629 (InterPro:IPR006865); BEST Arabidopsis thaliana protein match is: Ubiquitin carboxyl-terminal hydrolase-related protein (TAIR:AT1G52430.1); Has 265 Blast hits to 228 proteins in 35 species: Archae - 1; Bacteria - 30; Metazoa - 12; Fungi - 4; Plants - 199; Viruses - 0; Other Eukaryotes - 19 (source: NCBI BLink).), with protein MESSSSIKEGKLYKDAKDHIAKGNYINALKILEDLIRIHREDQNAWLIRIKQGQVFLKLSLETENSDMEFTYLLGSVGCYSEDERLSSFCAKSLHMLANKLGSLMYYKKCLVKAKQALSVTFPDITDSVARQIRMNEKKKEMLSVIKDAESKIASPETLVASTMKQVSKPKVLESEKIPDTREGVVKRLRSFWVRLDVKVKRDFMKVNIAKLLSFVETVRYRDGRDVLEKILASARKDMIWTFWMCCSKRFSSAEECKNHLEEVHAADFQPGTKKDKFQRIGKDWARKISIGSWEPVDAAAAVEMIKNQLADVKAFASKCKNGWSKEWPLAADEERGKLLKEIKLLLVSLCDHKTLSCSVRDWVMHFPVKHLEKLEVSAQSLVYSRLVETPQSICFLECPELNQILDFLKKIKCKRNDGAELVRRAVDSFLDRTRVKEKIDFDPQFSYLLLDRRLLKSNNAPCDDEGTINVFDPIAHYAKAHAQGDDIIPWLYDYNSVDKIFPKPIREYNLDIWLAVLRAVQFTCRNMETKYTNQKLFLGYSATLTIIENICMSEDERRRNLQEDQWIRYASILCDRCEEIVPEISLARKIFVCAVRDVFEGALLPTFDVPDLDDCLNLIREQKTRSDDKVLESIGLLKLAVTYKVLLIESKILLIDNSRISLLNNLARLSVFDNRTYILQLMKPFLLSAIMNMERKAKADAVAADLALEEEKKPQSKKKNDKINKHRASTSKSSPFDQTVEHKPPVNLELKTVEEDSMEPENALASENGPLESSSKTQNQEEATKDGPAEMLDMPKEDSLSAHSESAIGGAAARYNSALDMTLKALLNIKVLKEDLKNNTQRFQQVPSALQHFFNAFVSESIKTEGVYSCILSDLLSSLEEVISKSSDAAKVVVAILEFWFCWKNPEGESLVTRLFTLAENERMSCRKCRWITNYPEKSSYTIVMPADSIRQLKCAFESMKFVDILKVIRMEYQKSCDIKTGGCGESNFVHHFISRCPPVFTIVLEWEKSETEKEISETTKALDLELDISRLYVGLEPNTNYRLVSMVGCGEEEEHICLAYENNRWVNLGRESLAGEDVSHWKSAVIFFGDFKVNLREESLSGEDDGNWKSVVSFFGERKIRPEILFYEAVGSMA; from the exons AtggagtcttcttcttctatcaagGAGGGGAAACTCTACAAAGATGCTAAAGATCACATCGCTAAAGGAAACTACATCAACGCATTGAAGATACTTGAAGATTTGATTCGAATCCATAGAGAAGATCAAAACGCATGGCTTATTCGTATCAAACAAGGTCAAGTATTCTTAAAACTATCGctagaaacagagaattctGATATGGAATTCACATACTTGTTAGGTTCTGTGGGATGTTACTCGGAAGATGAGAGGTTATCATCATTTTGTGCAAAATCGCTTCACATGTTGGCCAACAAGCTTGGATCTTTGATGTACTACAAGAAGTGTTTGGTGAAAGCAAAACAAGCTTTATCTGTTACTTTCCCAGATATCACGGATTCTGTTGCTCGGCAAATACgaatgaatgaaaaaaagaaggagatgTTGAGCGTAATCAAAGATGCAGAGTCTAAGATTGCTTCTCCGGAGACTCTAGTTGCTTCTACTATGAAACAAGTCTCTAAACCAAAAGTTTTGGAGTCAGAGAAAATTCCAGACACACGTGAGGGTGTGGTGAAAAGATTGAGGTCGTTTTGGGTGCGATTGGATGTGAAGGTCAAAAGAGACTTTATGAAAGTAAACATTGCAAAGCTTTTATCTTTTGTCGAGACAGTCCGTTACAGAGATGGGCGAGATGTTTTGGAGAAAATCCTTGCTTCTGCAAGGAAAGACATGATATGGACATTCTGGATGTGTTGTTCGAAGAGGTTCTCTAGTGCTGAGGAATGTAAGAATCATCTTGAAGAAGTACATGCTGCAGATTTTCAACCTGGTACAAAAAAGGATAAGTTCCAGAGAATAGGGAAGGACTGGGCTCGTAAGATATCAATTGGAAGTTGGGAACCAGTGGATGCAGCGGCTGCTGTTGAAATGATCAAGAATCAGCTCGCAGATGTGAAAGCGTTTGCATCTAAATGTAAGAATGGATGGTCCAAAGAATGGCCTTTAGCTGCAGATGAAGAGCGCGGTAAGTTACTCAAGGAAATCAAATTGCTCCTTGTGTCGCTTTGTGACCATAAAACGTTATCATGCAGTGTTCGAGACTGGGTGATGCATTTTCCGGTTAAGCATCTTGAAAAACTTGAAGTCTCTGCACAGAGTCTTGTCTATTCTCGACTAGTGGAAACACCTCAGAGTATCTGTTTTTTGGAATGTCCTGAACTCAATCAGATTCTAGACtttctaaagaaaataaagtgtAAAAGGAATGATGGTGCAGAGCTGGTTCGCAGAGCAGTGGACAGTTTCTTGGATCGTACTCGGGTTAAAGAAAAGATCGACTTTGACCCTCAGTTTTCATATCTGCTTCTGGATAGAAGACTGCTGAAAAGCAATAACGCTCCATGTGATGATGAAGGGACAATCAATGTTTTTGATCCCATTGCCCACTACGCCAAGGCACATGCTCAGGGGGATGATATCATACCTTGGTTATATGACTACAATTCAGTAGATAAGATCTTTCCCAAACCTATCAGGGAATACAATCTTGATATATGGCTAGCTGTTCTCAGAGCTGTTCAGTTCACATGTAGGAATATGGAAACCaaatatacaaatcaaaagttgTTCTTAGGTTATAGCGCAACTCTTACTATAATCGAGAACATATGTATGAGTGAAGATGAAAGGAGAAGGAATCTTCAGGAAGATCAGTGGATCAGATATGCATCTATTCTGTGCGATAGGTGTGAGGAGATAGTCCCTGAAATTTCCCTCgctagaaaaatatttgtgtgtGCAGTACGAGATGTTTTCGAAGGAGCATTGCTTCCAACATTTGATGTCCCTGATTTAGATGACTGCTTGAATCTTATACGTGAGCAGAAAACACGTAGTGACGATAAAGTGCTGGAGTCCATAGGCCTTCTGAAATTAGCGGTCACCTACAAG GTTCTTCTAATCGAATCAAAGATTTTGCTGATTGATAATTCAAGGATTAGTTTGCTAAACAACCTCGCCAGGCTTTCTGTATTTGACAACCGCACTTATATTCTTCAACTGATGAAACCTTTCTTGCTG AGTGCAATAATGAATATGGAACGCAAAGCCAAGGCAGATGCAGTAGCAGCAGATCTTGCACtcgaggaggagaagaagccacagtcaaagaagaagaatgataaaataaacaaG CACAGAGCTTCAACGAGCAAGTCTAGTCCCTTTGATCAGACTGTTGAACA TAAACCTCCTGTCAACCTTGAACTAAAAACGGTGGAAGAAGATTCTATGGAACCAGAAAATGCTCTTGCAAGTGAGAATGGTCCATTGGAAAGTTcatccaaaactcaaaatcaagaGGAAGCTACTAAAGATGGCCCTGCAG AGATGCTAGACATGCCTAAAGAAGATTCACTGTCGGCACATTCAGAGTCAGCAATTGGAGGAGCTGCAGCCAGATACAATTCAGCTCTTGACATGACGCTGAAG GCTCTCTTGAACATTAAAGTTCTCAAAGAAGATCTGAAGAACAATACACAACGATTTCAACAAGTTCCTTCTGCACtgcaacatttttttaatgctTTTGTGTCAGAGAGCATAAAAACTGAGGGAGTCTACAGTTGCATCTTGAGCGACTTACTTAGTTCCCTAGAAGAAGTTATTTCCAAG TCGAGTGATGCTGCTAAGGTAGTTGTAGCCATCcttgagttttggttttgctgGAAAAATCCAGAAGGAGAAAGCTTGGTAACTCGCCTTTTTACGTTGGCggaaaatgaaagaatgaGTTGCAGAAAATGCAGATGGATTACAAATTATCCAGAGAAAAGTTCTTATACCATTGTTATGCCTGCAGATTCAATCAGACAACTTAAG TGTGCTTTTGAGAGTATGAAGTTTGTGGACATACTAAAAGTGATCCGCATGGAATATCAAAAGTCATGCGACATTAAAACAGGAGGTTGTGGAGAGTCAAACTTTGTTCATCACTTTATAAGTAGATGCCCGCCTGTCTTCACAATTG TCTTGGAATGGGAGAAGAGTGAAACTGAGAAAGAAATATCTGAAACAACAAAGGCTTTAGACTTGGAGTTAGATATCAGCAGGCTATACGTAGGCTTAGAACCAAACACTAACTACCGGCTGGTGTCAATG GTTGGttgtggtgaagaagaagaacacattTGTTTAGCTTATGAAAACAACCGGTGGGTCAATCTGGGACGAGAGTCTTTAGCAGGAGAG GATGTCAGTCACTGGAAGAGTGCGGTCATTTTCTTTGGAGATTTTAAGGTCAATCTCAGAGAAGAGTCTTTATCAGGAGAG GATGATGGCAACTGGAAGAGTGTGGTCAGTTTCTTTGGAGAAAGGAAGATTCGACCAGAGATTCTATTTTATGAAGCTGTCGGATCGATGGCCTAA
- a CDS encoding alpha/beta-Hydrolases superfamily protein (alpha/beta-Hydrolases superfamily protein; INVOLVED IN: biological_process unknown; LOCATED IN: cellular_component unknown; EXPRESSED IN: flower; EXPRESSED DURING: 4 anthesis; BEST Arabidopsis thaliana protein match is: alpha/beta-Hydrolases superfamily protein (TAIR:AT1G52460.1); Has 30201 Blast hits to 17322 proteins in 780 species: Archae - 12; Bacteria - 1396; Metazoa - 17338; Fungi - 3422; Plants - 5037; Viruses - 0; Other Eukaryotes - 2996 (source: NCBI BLink).): MAASSSRNGANVLDLKCSHFVEPQGDQRASIVWLHDKDEHFTDSVQFVKSLKLKNVNWICPPIVYTNTSYDFGSNIKQDDREALDSAAKFVADLLLREPLNVVKGVGGFGMGAVVALQFATNCALGHYPINPRVVVGINGWLSITGSITSSIEYTVGAVARAASQKIFFTRGAESSTSLHP, encoded by the exons ATGGCGGCTTCTA GTAGTAGAAATGGAGCAAATGTACTTGACTTAAAATGCAGTCATTTTGTGGAACCTCAAGGAGATCAAAGGGCCAGTATAGTATGGCTGCATGATAAGGATGAGCATTTCACTGA TTCAGTGCAGTTTgtgaaaagtttaaaacttaaaaat GTCAACTGGATTTGTCCACCTATCGTCTACACAAATACAT CGTACGACTTCGGATCTAATATCAAACAAGATGATCGAGAGGCATTAGATTCCGCAGCTAAATTTGTTGCTGATCTTTTATTGCGTGAACCACTAAATG tCGTAAAAGGAGTAGGAGGCTTTGGCATGGGTGCAGTAGTAGCTCTCCAATTTGCAACAAATTGTGCTCTTGGACATTATCCTATAAATCCCCGAGTTGTTGTTGGAATTAATGGGTGGCTTTCTATTACGGG GAGCATAACAAGCAGCATAGAATATACAGTTGGGGCTGTAGCTCGTGCTGCATCACAGAAAATCTTTTTTACACGTGGAGCAG AATCGTCTACTTCCTTACACccgtga
- a CDS encoding alpha/beta-Hydrolases superfamily protein (alpha/beta-Hydrolases superfamily protein; FUNCTIONS IN: hydrolase activity; INVOLVED IN: biological_process unknown; LOCATED IN: cellular_component unknown; CONTAINS InterPro DOMAIN/s: Phospholipase/carboxylesterase (InterPro:IPR003140); BEST Arabidopsis thaliana protein match is: alpha/beta-Hydrolases superfamily protein (TAIR:AT1G52440.1); Has 158 Blast hits to 158 proteins in 36 species: Archae - 0; Bacteria - 5; Metazoa - 45; Fungi - 0; Plants - 108; Viruses - 0; Other Eukaryotes - 0 (source: NCBI BLink).), producing the protein MAASSSSNRADFVVQPKGEHRVTIVWLHDKDEHFSDSVQFVKILNLNNIKWICPSLVLPTSRNKPEYNINHALYLTAERVANLFSDEPENVIKGVGGFGMGAAVALHFATSCALNHYTINPRVVVGISGWLSKAKSLKRSIEFASYEAPPRAASQSILLTHGQRDHVPHLCGCGEEAAFILREAGFRDVRFLPFARFGPIAHEINRNVMVKSWLEEKLPLDVVLAKECLP; encoded by the exons ATGGCGGCTTCTA GTAGTAGCAACAGAGCAGATTTTGTTGTGCAACCTAAAGGAGAGCATAGAGTCACTATAGTATGGCTGCATGATAAGGATGAGCATTTCTCTGA TTCAGTTCAGtttgtgaaaattttgaatcttaaTAAT ATCAAATGGATATGTCCATCTCTCGTGCTCCCAACTTCGA GGAACAAACCCGAATATAATATCAACCATGCATTATATCTGACAGCTGAACGTGTTGCTAACCTTTTCTCGGATGAACCAGAAAATG tcataaAAGGAGTGGGAGGTTTTGGCATGGGTGCAGCAGTAGCTCTCCACTTTGCAACAAGTTGTGCTCTTAACCATTATACTATAAATCCCCGAGTTGTTGTTGGAATCAGCGGGTGGCTTTCTAAGGCGAA GAGCCTAAAACGAAGTATAGAATTTGCTTCATATGAGGCTCCACCTCGTGCTGCATCGCAGTCAATCTTACTTACACATGGACAAA GAGATCATGTTCCTCACCTATGTGGCTGtggagaagaagctgcttTTATACTTAGAGAGGCTGGATTTAGAGACGTCAGGTTCTTACCATTTGCAAG GTTTGGACCGATCGCTCATGAGATCAATCGCAACGTAATGGTCAAAAGCTGGTTAGAAGAGAAGCTCCCGCTCGATGTTGTGCTTGCAAAAGAATGTCTACCATAA
- a CDS encoding Ubiquitin carboxyl-terminal hydrolase-related protein, giving the protein MESSSSIKEGKLYKDAKDHIAKGNYINALKILEDLIRIHREDQNAWLIRIKQGQVFLKLSLETENSDMEFTYLLGSVGCYSEDERLSSFCAKSLHMLANKLGSLMYYKKCLVKAKQALSVTFPDITDSVARQIRMNEKKKEMLSVIKDAESKIASPETLVASTMKQVSKPKVLESEKIPDTREGVVKRLRSFWVRLDVKVKRDFMKVNIAKLLSFVETVRYRDGRDVLEKILASARKDMIWTFWMCCSKRFSSAEECKNHLEEVHAADFQPGTKKDKFQRIGKDWARKISIGSWEPVDAAAAVEMIKNQLADVKAFASKCKNGWSKEWPLAADEERGKLLKEIKLLLVSLCDHKTLSCSVRDWVMHFPVKHLEKLEVSAQSLVYSRLVETPQSICFLECPELNQILDFLKKIKCKRNDGAELVRRAVDSFLDRTRVKEKIDFDPQFSYLLLDRRLLKSNNAPCDDEGTINVFDPIAHYAKAHAQGDDIIPWLYDYNSVDKIFPKPIREYNLDIWLAVLRAVQFTCRNMETKYTNQKLFLGYSATLTIIENICMSEDERRRNLQEDQWIRYASILCDRCEEIVPEISLARKIFVCAVRDVFEGALLPTFDVPDLDDCLNLIREQKTRSDDKVLESIGLLKLAVTYKVLLIESKILLIDNSRISLLNNLARLSVFDNRTYILQLMKPFLLSAIMNMERKAKADAVAADLALEEEKKPQSKKKNDKINKHRASTSKSSPFDQTVEHKPPVNLELKTVEEDSMEPENALASENGPLESSSKTQNQEEATKDGPADMPKEDSLSAHSESAIGGAAARYNSALDMTLKALLNIKVLKEDLKNNTQRFQQVPSALQHFFNAFVSESIKTEGVYSCILSDLLSSLEEVISKSSDAAKVVVAILEFWFCWKNPEGESLVTRLFTLAENERMSCRKCRWITNYPEKSSYTIVMPADSIRQLKCAFESMKFVDILKVIRMEYQKSCDIKTGGCGESNFVHHFISRCPPVFTIVLEWEKSETEKEISETTKALDLELDISRLYVGLEPNTNYRLVSMVGCGEEEEHICLAYENNRWVNLGRESLAGEDVSHWKSAVIFFGDFKVNLREESLSGEDDGNWKSVVSFFGERKIRPEILFYEAVGSMA; this is encoded by the exons AtggagtcttcttcttctatcaagGAGGGGAAACTCTACAAAGATGCTAAAGATCACATCGCTAAAGGAAACTACATCAACGCATTGAAGATACTTGAAGATTTGATTCGAATCCATAGAGAAGATCAAAACGCATGGCTTATTCGTATCAAACAAGGTCAAGTATTCTTAAAACTATCGctagaaacagagaattctGATATGGAATTCACATACTTGTTAGGTTCTGTGGGATGTTACTCGGAAGATGAGAGGTTATCATCATTTTGTGCAAAATCGCTTCACATGTTGGCCAACAAGCTTGGATCTTTGATGTACTACAAGAAGTGTTTGGTGAAAGCAAAACAAGCTTTATCTGTTACTTTCCCAGATATCACGGATTCTGTTGCTCGGCAAATACgaatgaatgaaaaaaagaaggagatgTTGAGCGTAATCAAAGATGCAGAGTCTAAGATTGCTTCTCCGGAGACTCTAGTTGCTTCTACTATGAAACAAGTCTCTAAACCAAAAGTTTTGGAGTCAGAGAAAATTCCAGACACACGTGAGGGTGTGGTGAAAAGATTGAGGTCGTTTTGGGTGCGATTGGATGTGAAGGTCAAAAGAGACTTTATGAAAGTAAACATTGCAAAGCTTTTATCTTTTGTCGAGACAGTCCGTTACAGAGATGGGCGAGATGTTTTGGAGAAAATCCTTGCTTCTGCAAGGAAAGACATGATATGGACATTCTGGATGTGTTGTTCGAAGAGGTTCTCTAGTGCTGAGGAATGTAAGAATCATCTTGAAGAAGTACATGCTGCAGATTTTCAACCTGGTACAAAAAAGGATAAGTTCCAGAGAATAGGGAAGGACTGGGCTCGTAAGATATCAATTGGAAGTTGGGAACCAGTGGATGCAGCGGCTGCTGTTGAAATGATCAAGAATCAGCTCGCAGATGTGAAAGCGTTTGCATCTAAATGTAAGAATGGATGGTCCAAAGAATGGCCTTTAGCTGCAGATGAAGAGCGCGGTAAGTTACTCAAGGAAATCAAATTGCTCCTTGTGTCGCTTTGTGACCATAAAACGTTATCATGCAGTGTTCGAGACTGGGTGATGCATTTTCCGGTTAAGCATCTTGAAAAACTTGAAGTCTCTGCACAGAGTCTTGTCTATTCTCGACTAGTGGAAACACCTCAGAGTATCTGTTTTTTGGAATGTCCTGAACTCAATCAGATTCTAGACtttctaaagaaaataaagtgtAAAAGGAATGATGGTGCAGAGCTGGTTCGCAGAGCAGTGGACAGTTTCTTGGATCGTACTCGGGTTAAAGAAAAGATCGACTTTGACCCTCAGTTTTCATATCTGCTTCTGGATAGAAGACTGCTGAAAAGCAATAACGCTCCATGTGATGATGAAGGGACAATCAATGTTTTTGATCCCATTGCCCACTACGCCAAGGCACATGCTCAGGGGGATGATATCATACCTTGGTTATATGACTACAATTCAGTAGATAAGATCTTTCCCAAACCTATCAGGGAATACAATCTTGATATATGGCTAGCTGTTCTCAGAGCTGTTCAGTTCACATGTAGGAATATGGAAACCaaatatacaaatcaaaagttgTTCTTAGGTTATAGCGCAACTCTTACTATAATCGAGAACATATGTATGAGTGAAGATGAAAGGAGAAGGAATCTTCAGGAAGATCAGTGGATCAGATATGCATCTATTCTGTGCGATAGGTGTGAGGAGATAGTCCCTGAAATTTCCCTCgctagaaaaatatttgtgtgtGCAGTACGAGATGTTTTCGAAGGAGCATTGCTTCCAACATTTGATGTCCCTGATTTAGATGACTGCTTGAATCTTATACGTGAGCAGAAAACACGTAGTGACGATAAAGTGCTGGAGTCCATAGGCCTTCTGAAATTAGCGGTCACCTACAAG GTTCTTCTAATCGAATCAAAGATTTTGCTGATTGATAATTCAAGGATTAGTTTGCTAAACAACCTCGCCAGGCTTTCTGTATTTGACAACCGCACTTATATTCTTCAACTGATGAAACCTTTCTTGCTG AGTGCAATAATGAATATGGAACGCAAAGCCAAGGCAGATGCAGTAGCAGCAGATCTTGCACtcgaggaggagaagaagccacagtcaaagaagaagaatgataaaataaacaaG CACAGAGCTTCAACGAGCAAGTCTAGTCCCTTTGATCAGACTGTTGAACA TAAACCTCCTGTCAACCTTGAACTAAAAACGGTGGAAGAAGATTCTATGGAACCAGAAAATGCTCTTGCAAGTGAGAATGGTCCATTGGAAAGTTcatccaaaactcaaaatcaagaGGAAGCTACTAAAGATGGCCCTGCAG ACATGCCTAAAGAAGATTCACTGTCGGCACATTCAGAGTCAGCAATTGGAGGAGCTGCAGCCAGATACAATTCAGCTCTTGACATGACGCTGAAG GCTCTCTTGAACATTAAAGTTCTCAAAGAAGATCTGAAGAACAATACACAACGATTTCAACAAGTTCCTTCTGCACtgcaacatttttttaatgctTTTGTGTCAGAGAGCATAAAAACTGAGGGAGTCTACAGTTGCATCTTGAGCGACTTACTTAGTTCCCTAGAAGAAGTTATTTCCAAG TCGAGTGATGCTGCTAAGGTAGTTGTAGCCATCcttgagttttggttttgctgGAAAAATCCAGAAGGAGAAAGCTTGGTAACTCGCCTTTTTACGTTGGCggaaaatgaaagaatgaGTTGCAGAAAATGCAGATGGATTACAAATTATCCAGAGAAAAGTTCTTATACCATTGTTATGCCTGCAGATTCAATCAGACAACTTAAG TGTGCTTTTGAGAGTATGAAGTTTGTGGACATACTAAAAGTGATCCGCATGGAATATCAAAAGTCATGCGACATTAAAACAGGAGGTTGTGGAGAGTCAAACTTTGTTCATCACTTTATAAGTAGATGCCCGCCTGTCTTCACAATTG TCTTGGAATGGGAGAAGAGTGAAACTGAGAAAGAAATATCTGAAACAACAAAGGCTTTAGACTTGGAGTTAGATATCAGCAGGCTATACGTAGGCTTAGAACCAAACACTAACTACCGGCTGGTGTCAATG GTTGGttgtggtgaagaagaagaacacattTGTTTAGCTTATGAAAACAACCGGTGGGTCAATCTGGGACGAGAGTCTTTAGCAGGAGAG GATGTCAGTCACTGGAAGAGTGCGGTCATTTTCTTTGGAGATTTTAAGGTCAATCTCAGAGAAGAGTCTTTATCAGGAGAG GATGATGGCAACTGGAAGAGTGTGGTCAGTTTCTTTGGAGAAAGGAAGATTCGACCAGAGATTCTATTTTATGAAGCTGTCGGATCGATGGCCTAA
- a CDS encoding alpha/beta-Hydrolases superfamily protein (alpha/beta-Hydrolases superfamily protein; BEST Arabidopsis thaliana protein match is: alpha/beta-Hydrolases superfamily protein (TAIR:AT1G52460.1); Has 115 Blast hits to 115 proteins in 18 species: Archae - 0; Bacteria - 0; Metazoa - 5; Fungi - 0; Plants - 108; Viruses - 0; Other Eukaryotes - 2 (source: NCBI BLink).), which produces MAASSSRNGANVLDLKCSHFVEPQGDQRASIVWLHDKDEHFTDSVQFVKSLKLKNVNWICPPIVYTNTSYDFGSNIKQDDREALDSAAKFVADLLLREPLNVVKGVGGFGMGAVVALQFATNCALGHYPINPRVVVGINGWLSITGSITSSIEYTVGAVARAASQKIFFTRGAENRLLPYTREEEVVESLREAGFGDVFFLIYSWLRHEHHLDIRDMLKLWLELSLPITKTSPLR; this is translated from the exons ATGGCGGCTTCTA GTAGTAGAAATGGAGCAAATGTACTTGACTTAAAATGCAGTCATTTTGTGGAACCTCAAGGAGATCAAAGGGCCAGTATAGTATGGCTGCATGATAAGGATGAGCATTTCACTGA TTCAGTGCAGTTTgtgaaaagtttaaaacttaaaaat GTCAACTGGATTTGTCCACCTATCGTCTACACAAATACAT CGTACGACTTCGGATCTAATATCAAACAAGATGATCGAGAGGCATTAGATTCCGCAGCTAAATTTGTTGCTGATCTTTTATTGCGTGAACCACTAAATG tCGTAAAAGGAGTAGGAGGCTTTGGCATGGGTGCAGTAGTAGCTCTCCAATTTGCAACAAATTGTGCTCTTGGACATTATCCTATAAATCCCCGAGTTGTTGTTGGAATTAATGGGTGGCTTTCTATTACGGG GAGCATAACAAGCAGCATAGAATATACAGTTGGGGCTGTAGCTCGTGCTGCATCACAGAAAATCTTTTTTACACGTGGAGCAG AGAATCGTCTACTTCCTTACACccgtgaagaagaagttgttgagTCCCTTAGAGAGGCTGGTTTTGGAGACgtctttttcttaatatacTCATG GCTTCGACATGAACATCATTTAGACATCAGAGATATGCTCAAACTCTGGCTGGAACTGAGTCTCCCAATCACCAAAACTTCACCTCTACGATAA